From one Thermodesulfovibrionales bacterium genomic stretch:
- the galE gene encoding UDP-glucose 4-epimerase GalE, translating to MKVFVTGGAGYIGSHVVKALGEEGYDVLTYDNLSFGHADAVLSGDLVVGDLSDRERLRETLKAFRPDAVMHFAAYIVVPESIKEPIRYYRNNFCHAMGLLEACLEQRIARFLFSSTAAVYGIPVEIPVTENANLDPINPYGRSKVMVENLLSDLSAQRDLRYVSLRYFNVAGADGKARVGQNRKDATHLITLAVRTALGRRPYLEVYGTDYPTPDGTCIRDYIHVDDLSDAHIVALRYLLEGGASDVFNCGYGHGYSVREVVDAVKRVTGVDFEVVETGRREGDPPLLIADSTKLRNKLGWMPRYDSLEYIIKTAFEWEKKVNYR from the coding sequence GTGAAAGTATTTGTAACCGGCGGCGCAGGCTATATCGGAAGCCATGTCGTGAAGGCCCTCGGTGAAGAGGGCTATGACGTCCTTACCTATGATAACCTCTCCTTCGGACATGCCGATGCGGTTCTCTCCGGCGACCTCGTCGTCGGAGATCTTTCCGACAGGGAAAGGCTGCGTGAGACCCTCAAGGCCTTTCGACCCGATGCAGTCATGCATTTTGCCGCATATATCGTAGTTCCCGAGTCTATAAAGGAGCCGATCAGGTATTACCGGAATAATTTTTGCCATGCCATGGGCCTCTTAGAAGCCTGCCTTGAGCAGCGCATCGCGAGGTTTCTCTTTTCGTCAACTGCCGCTGTTTACGGCATTCCCGTAGAAATCCCCGTGACCGAGAACGCGAACCTTGATCCTATAAACCCTTACGGCCGTTCAAAGGTCATGGTGGAGAACCTGCTTTCCGACCTCTCGGCGCAAAGGGATCTCCGCTACGTTTCCCTCAGATATTTTAATGTGGCCGGAGCGGACGGGAAGGCGAGGGTGGGGCAGAACCGGAAGGATGCCACTCACCTCATAACCCTGGCGGTAAGAACGGCGCTCGGCAGGAGGCCGTACCTCGAGGTGTACGGCACAGATTATCCTACTCCCGACGGGACATGCATACGGGACTATATCCACGTCGATGACCTCTCGGATGCTCACATCGTGGCGCTCAGGTATCTTTTGGAGGGCGGCGCGAGCGACGTATTCAACTGCGGATACGGTCATGGGTATTCGGTCAGGGAAGTTGTGGATGCCGTGAAAAGAGTGACAGGAGTCGATTTTGAAGTTGTCGAGACCGGGAGGAGAGAGGGAGACCCTCCCCTCCTTATTGCCGACAGCACGAAGCTGAGGAATAAGCTCGGCTGGATGCCGCGATATGACAGTCTCGAATACATCATAAAGACGGCCTTTGAATGGGAGAAGAAGGTTAATTACCGCTGA
- a CDS encoding Glu/Leu/Phe/Val dehydrogenase gives MVHKEHERVHVDDQNLCRLCINELGAIYMDLGLSADELDLLAMPRRTFTVHFPVRMDSGKTRMFVGHRIQYNDARGPTKGGIRFHPELTIDHVRDLAFLMVLKCAVVNIPFGGSKGGVVVNPKELGRNELEQVTRGYIRAIADYIGPSKDIPAPDVYTDEKIMVWILDEYERIKGEHVPAVVTGKPFELQGLKARSYSTSLGGIYVLEAAMKKLGMDKRDARVAVQGFGNVGRNAARILYEEGYTVVAVSDSRGGSYRAEGLDIGKVIMHKERSGGVTDFQGGRDITNEELLICDCDILIPAALSDQLNGDNARNVQAKIVLELANAPTTTEADDIFFDKNVMLIPDVLANAGGVVVSYFEWSQNLNNDYWEEAKVLQKLNDIMITAFNDVHALCREESCRMRRAAYQLAVKRILHAERLRGNL, from the coding sequence TTGGTACACAAAGAGCATGAAAGGGTGCACGTGGATGATCAGAACCTCTGCAGACTCTGCATCAATGAGCTCGGTGCGATTTATATGGACCTCGGTCTCTCTGCGGATGAACTCGATCTGCTCGCAATGCCGAGGCGTACCTTTACCGTTCATTTCCCCGTCAGGATGGATTCGGGGAAGACGCGAATGTTCGTGGGGCACAGGATACAGTATAACGATGCAAGGGGTCCGACGAAGGGCGGCATCAGATTCCATCCGGAACTGACCATTGACCATGTGAGAGACCTCGCCTTCCTGATGGTGCTCAAATGCGCCGTGGTGAACATACCCTTCGGAGGCTCCAAGGGAGGGGTCGTCGTTAACCCGAAGGAGCTCGGCAGGAACGAGCTCGAACAGGTGACGAGGGGATACATCCGCGCCATCGCTGACTACATCGGGCCTTCCAAGGATATCCCGGCTCCTGATGTCTATACGGACGAGAAGATCATGGTCTGGATACTCGATGAATATGAGCGGATAAAAGGGGAGCATGTTCCGGCTGTGGTGACCGGGAAACCCTTTGAACTGCAGGGCCTCAAGGCGCGGAGCTATTCGACGTCACTCGGCGGGATCTATGTCCTCGAAGCGGCGATGAAGAAATTGGGAATGGATAAACGCGATGCCAGGGTCGCTGTTCAGGGGTTCGGAAACGTGGGGAGAAACGCGGCCCGTATCCTCTACGAGGAGGGGTATACGGTCGTCGCGGTGTCTGATTCCAGAGGAGGCTCATACCGTGCGGAGGGTCTCGATATCGGGAAGGTAATCATGCACAAGGAGAGAAGCGGAGGAGTGACGGATTTTCAGGGAGGCAGAGACATTACGAACGAGGAACTGTTGATCTGCGACTGCGATATCCTGATTCCTGCGGCGCTCTCTGACCAGCTGAACGGAGATAACGCACGGAACGTACAGGCGAAGATAGTACTCGAGCTTGCCAATGCCCCGACAACGACGGAAGCCGATGATATTTTTTTCGATAAGAACGTGATGCTGATCCCGGATGTCCTTGCGAATGCCGGAGGCGTGGTCGTGAGCTATTTTGAATGGAGTCAGAACCTCAATAATGATTACTGGGAAGAGGCGAAGGTTCTCCAGAAACTGAATGACATCATGATAACCGCTTTCAATGACGTGCATGCCTTGTGCCGCGAGGAA